A region of Allocoleopsis franciscana PCC 7113 DNA encodes the following proteins:
- a CDS encoding TIGR04282 family arsenosugar biosynthesis glycosyltransferase, whose translation MIQSATECLILFTRYPEPGKTKTRLIPLLGAEGAATLQRQMTEQKLAEVNQLLTFYPLSVEVHFSGGNEQLMQEWLGLNWVYRCQSEGDIGDRMASAFQASFSAGMTAVVLIGTDCPELNAPLMVEAFQLLRQHDLVLGPALDGGYYLIGLRRLIPELFTGIPWSTAEVLQQTLSITQRLGLTVAKLPLLSDVDRPEDLWVWQQAHL comes from the coding sequence GTGATTCAATCAGCTACAGAATGCCTAATTCTTTTCACCCGCTACCCAGAACCCGGAAAAACGAAAACACGACTCATCCCATTGTTGGGCGCAGAAGGTGCGGCAACACTTCAGCGTCAGATGACAGAACAAAAGCTAGCTGAAGTGAATCAACTCCTAACTTTTTATCCCCTATCGGTGGAAGTCCATTTTTCAGGTGGAAACGAGCAGTTGATGCAAGAATGGTTGGGGTTAAATTGGGTCTACCGATGCCAAAGTGAAGGCGATATTGGCGATCGCATGGCATCAGCGTTTCAAGCCTCTTTTTCGGCTGGAATGACGGCTGTGGTTCTTATCGGTACTGATTGCCCTGAATTGAATGCCCCCCTGATGGTAGAAGCGTTTCAGTTATTGCGTCAGCATGACTTGGTACTTGGGCCGGCACTGGATGGGGGCTATTATCTGATTGGGCTGCGTCGGTTGATTCCAGAACTTTTTACAGGTATTCCTTGGAGTACGGCTGAGGTTTTGCAACAAACACTTAGTATTACTCAGAGGCTTGGGTTAACTGTTGCTAAGTTGCCTCTACTCAGTGATGTCGATCGCCCAGAGGATTTATGGGTTTGGCAGCAAGCCCATCTTTAG
- the nadA gene encoding quinolinate synthase NadA: MFTTALAQRDSAQTGALPDDLFEAIGTLKKELNAVLLAHYYQDPDLQDIADYIGDSLELSRKAANTDADVIVFVGVHFMAETAKILNPDKLVLLPDLEAGCSLADSCPPDAFAEFKAAHPNHLVVSYINCSAEIKAMSDIICTSSNAVKIVNQIPKEQPIIFAPDRNLGRYVAEQTGRDLVLWQGSCIVHETFSERKIVQLKIEHPEAEVIAHPECEPSVLRHASYIGSTTALLKYSQASSNQTFIVATEPGIIHQMQKQAPGKRFIPAPPESNCACNECPFMRLNTLEKLYLAMKNRQPEITLPEEIQVAALRPIQRMLEMSV; encoded by the coding sequence GTGTTTACCACTGCACTTGCCCAACGAGACTCTGCCCAGACTGGTGCCTTACCTGACGACCTATTTGAAGCGATTGGTACCCTCAAAAAAGAACTCAATGCCGTCTTGCTGGCTCACTACTACCAAGACCCTGACCTTCAAGATATCGCAGACTACATTGGCGATTCCCTCGAACTTTCCCGCAAAGCCGCCAACACCGATGCCGATGTGATTGTCTTTGTCGGTGTCCACTTCATGGCAGAAACCGCCAAAATCCTCAATCCTGACAAACTGGTGTTGTTGCCCGATTTAGAGGCGGGTTGCTCACTCGCTGATAGTTGTCCACCCGATGCTTTTGCCGAATTTAAGGCCGCTCATCCCAATCATTTGGTCGTTTCTTATATCAACTGCTCTGCCGAAATCAAGGCAATGAGCGACATCATTTGTACCAGCTCCAATGCCGTCAAAATTGTTAACCAAATTCCCAAAGAACAACCGATTATTTTTGCCCCCGATCGCAATTTAGGGCGCTATGTGGCGGAACAAACGGGACGAGACCTTGTATTATGGCAGGGTAGCTGTATTGTCCATGAAACCTTCTCAGAACGTAAGATTGTTCAGCTCAAAATTGAACATCCAGAGGCGGAAGTAATTGCTCACCCGGAATGTGAACCCTCGGTACTACGTCACGCCAGTTATATTGGCTCGACAACTGCATTGTTGAAGTATTCTCAAGCCAGTTCCAATCAGACTTTTATTGTGGCGACGGAACCGGGAATTATTCACCAAATGCAAAAGCAAGCACCGGGTAAACGCTTCATCCCAGCACCACCGGAGAGCAATTGTGCCTGTAATGAGTGTCCCTTCATGCGGCTTAATACGCTGGAAAAACTGTATCTTGCGATGAAGAACCGTCAACCAGAAATTACACTACCCGAAGAGATACAAGTAGCAGCTCTACGACCGATTCAGCGAATGTTAGAAATGAGTGTGTAG